A stretch of Triticum aestivum cultivar Chinese Spring chromosome 1D, IWGSC CS RefSeq v2.1, whole genome shotgun sequence DNA encodes these proteins:
- the LOC123165491 gene encoding uncharacterized protein translates to MEWTPDQQALGGLGLAGVCRETCRVIRRAMPPDFVNLVPPLLSALLLATSAAIHILRSRVLSDLHHDGPSLLRLVTDRLAFFLFVAVSTGLVLLLMLLCTAAYVFCVASLYCTGGDLRAADRVVRGFPTVPLARLLCTFLLAAGPFLVICTSLFVSALFHPQELLGAPDKIMLPMQLLGWAACLAGAAYVAVVCQLACVVSLLEDTMLLGALRKSRALLAGKFWAAAGVFVTLDGCIFAVLVAFPVLAVDDALGPSLGFQVAYGAATAVALSAVVLFTLVAQPVVYMVCKNHHHEVVHKVHLD, encoded by the coding sequence ATGGAGTGGACGCCCGACCAGCAGGCTCTCGGgggcctcggcctcgccggcgtctgCCGGGAGACCTGCCGTGTGATCCGCCGCGCCATGCCCCCCGACTTTGTCAACCTGGTTCCCCCGCTGCTCTCCGCGCTCTTGCTCGCCACCTCCGCCGCCATCCACATCCTCCGCTCCCGCGTCCTCTCCGACCTCCACCACGACGGCCCcagcctcctccgcctcgtcacgGACCGGCTCGCCTTCTTCCTCTTCGTGGCCGTCTCCACCGGCCTTGTCCTCCTGCTCATGCTCCTCTGCACCGCCGCCTACGTCTTCTGCGTCGCCTCCCTCTACTGCACCGGGGGCGACCTCCGCGCCGCCGATCGCGTCGTCAGGGGGTTCCCCACGGTCCCGCTCGCGCGGCTCCTCTGCACGTTCCTCCTCGCCGCAGGCCCATTTCTTGTGATCTGCACCTCCCTCTTCGTCTCCGCCTTGTTCCATCCCCAGGAGCTGCTGGGCGCTCCGGACAAGATCATGCTGCCGATGCAGCTGCTGGGATGGGCCGCGTGCCTCGCCGGTGCGGCCTACGTCGCCGTGGTGTGCCAGCTGGCCTGCGTGGTGTCCCTTCTCGAGGACACCATGCTCCTCGGCGCCCTGCGCAAGAGCCGCGCGCTCCTCGCCGGCAAGTTCTGGGCGGCCGCCGGCGTCTTCGTCACGCTCGACGGCTGCATCTTCGCCGTGCTGGTGGCCTTCCCGGTTCTGGCGGTGGACGACGCGCTGGGCCCCAGCCTCGGGTTCCAGGTGGCctacggggcggcgacggcggtggctcTCAGCGCGGTGGTGCTGTTCACGCTGGTGGCACAGCCGGTGGTCTACATGGTGTGCAAGAACCACCACCACGAGGTCGTCCACAAGGTCCACCTCGACTGA